In Paraburkholderia caribensis, a single window of DNA contains:
- a CDS encoding phage terminase large subunit family protein: MGATEAFLKKITEAIQPDKRIGIAEWSEQHRVLPESSPEPGKWRNERTPYLVGIMDALSGQTSTVTRYAHDDDRPFDNSRVIVVPFMKGHQLGGSALGENFIGRCITTAAGNILAVFATYDDAEKWEMDRFEPMRVSTRDLRRRVRDAMKKGSENTKLRKKFPGGLMNLVSATKAGRLKSTTVRYVLLEEIDEYVLNVDGQGNPIDLAKNRTSNFGRRAKIFANSTPTIKRRSQIEKLYESGDQRRYFVRCPDCGSPQFFDWRQGMRRSPDDPSVVLYYCQTGCGAGNPESVWKTRGYEGAYWMPTAAGDGKTASFHLSALYAPLGWRPWSDLMDDWEAAQTDTDKMIAFVNNALAECWEDKSAELKWETIKRRALPYKLRQIPPGVLKLTCAVDTQNDRLEVSVDGWGRGMRNWTIDHVVFRGDPAQPVVWKQLDTYLERTFVNAYGISMRIELCAVDSGGGRTQDVYDYCRTRRHKGVFAVKGASEKHKPIIGRPTDVDVTIKGKTYTKGVKLWPVGTDTAKSRIFGALVTDEEAEPADRRMHFSTDLDDEYFEQLTAEAYNPSKDRWDKLRKRNEALDLKVYNLACAYHPRLRLNTYQDADWAALEAVIEPRVHDLFAALPAEPVATSQAGAAESDAAIAVTDNALIAAEAVLAPPVESAHPEQPAASTQGQAWIPRRSNWLRGRS, translated from the coding sequence ATGGGAGCGACCGAAGCATTCCTGAAGAAGATTACGGAGGCAATACAGCCTGACAAACGCATCGGCATCGCCGAATGGTCAGAGCAGCATCGCGTCCTTCCGGAAAGCAGCCCTGAGCCCGGCAAGTGGCGTAATGAGCGCACGCCATACCTCGTCGGCATCATGGATGCGCTCTCAGGTCAGACGAGCACGGTAACGCGCTACGCGCATGACGATGACCGGCCGTTCGATAACAGCCGCGTAATTGTTGTCCCGTTCATGAAGGGGCACCAGCTCGGCGGCTCGGCGCTGGGCGAAAACTTCATTGGTCGCTGCATCACGACAGCTGCCGGTAACATCCTCGCCGTATTCGCAACGTACGACGACGCCGAGAAGTGGGAGATGGACCGCTTCGAGCCCATGCGTGTGTCGACGCGGGATTTGCGTCGCCGGGTGCGTGACGCGATGAAGAAAGGCAGCGAAAACACGAAGCTGCGTAAAAAATTCCCTGGCGGGCTGATGAACCTCGTCAGCGCGACCAAGGCTGGTCGTCTGAAATCGACGACCGTGCGGTACGTGCTGCTCGAGGAAATCGACGAGTATGTGCTGAATGTTGACGGTCAGGGCAATCCGATCGACCTCGCCAAAAACCGCACAAGCAACTTTGGCCGTCGGGCGAAGATTTTCGCGAACAGCACACCGACGATTAAACGGCGATCACAGATCGAGAAGCTCTACGAAAGTGGCGATCAACGTCGCTACTTCGTGCGGTGCCCGGACTGCGGCTCGCCTCAGTTTTTCGACTGGCGCCAGGGTATGCGCCGTTCGCCCGACGATCCGAGCGTCGTGCTGTACTACTGCCAGACCGGCTGCGGCGCCGGCAATCCTGAAAGCGTCTGGAAAACGCGGGGCTACGAGGGCGCCTACTGGATGCCCACTGCGGCCGGCGATGGCAAGACTGCGAGCTTCCACCTGAGCGCTCTGTATGCGCCGCTCGGATGGCGACCATGGTCCGATCTGATGGACGACTGGGAGGCCGCGCAAACCGACACGGACAAGATGATCGCGTTCGTGAACAACGCCCTCGCTGAATGCTGGGAAGACAAGAGCGCGGAGTTGAAGTGGGAGACCATCAAGCGCCGAGCATTGCCGTACAAGCTGCGGCAGATCCCGCCGGGTGTGCTCAAGCTCACATGCGCGGTGGATACGCAGAATGATCGTCTGGAGGTGTCGGTCGACGGCTGGGGGCGCGGAATGCGCAACTGGACGATCGACCATGTCGTGTTCCGTGGCGATCCGGCGCAGCCAGTCGTGTGGAAGCAGCTCGACACTTATCTCGAGCGGACGTTCGTCAACGCCTATGGAATCTCGATGCGTATCGAGCTATGCGCAGTCGACTCTGGCGGCGGCCGTACGCAAGACGTTTACGACTACTGCCGCACGCGGCGTCACAAGGGTGTGTTTGCGGTCAAGGGTGCATCCGAGAAACACAAACCGATAATCGGCCGCCCGACCGACGTTGACGTGACGATCAAGGGCAAGACATATACGAAGGGCGTGAAGCTCTGGCCGGTCGGGACCGACACGGCCAAGAGCAGGATCTTTGGCGCGCTCGTCACCGATGAGGAAGCGGAGCCTGCAGATCGGCGTATGCACTTTTCGACCGACCTCGACGACGAGTACTTCGAGCAGTTGACGGCAGAAGCGTATAACCCGTCGAAAGACCGATGGGACAAGCTTCGAAAACGAAATGAGGCGCTTGATCTGAAGGTCTATAACCTCGCCTGCGCATATCACCCGCGTCTGCGTTTGAACACGTACCAGGATGCAGATTGGGCGGCGCTGGAGGCGGTTATCGAGCCGCGCGTCCACGACCTCTTTGCGGCTCTGCCGGCTGAGC